A single Actinomadura algeriensis DNA region contains:
- a CDS encoding adenosylcobinamide-GDP ribazoletransferase — MIAGLRLAVTLLTVVPFPGEGRFDRGTARTAMLLAPCVGPVTGGAAALVLLAGGALGLSATLAAALAVAATAAVTRALHLDGLADLADGLGSRRPAGDALEIMKRSDIGPFGVVTLLLTLLIQVAALASAPDPAVAALVAGVAGRLALPWACRAAVPPARPGGLGALVAGTVPVRAALLVTAAALAAAAGAGAASGGTDGALFAVAATGFGLGAALLTLRHVARRLGGVTGDVLGALVEIAGTGALIVLAAG; from the coding sequence GTGATCGCGGGTCTGCGGCTGGCGGTCACGCTGCTCACCGTCGTGCCGTTCCCCGGCGAGGGCCGGTTCGACCGGGGCACCGCGCGCACCGCGATGCTGCTCGCCCCGTGCGTCGGGCCGGTCACCGGGGGCGCGGCGGCGCTCGTCCTGCTCGCGGGCGGCGCGCTCGGCCTGTCCGCGACGCTGGCCGCGGCGCTGGCGGTCGCGGCGACGGCGGCGGTCACCCGGGCGCTGCACCTGGACGGCCTCGCCGACCTCGCCGACGGGCTCGGCAGCCGCAGACCCGCCGGCGACGCGCTGGAGATCATGAAGCGGTCCGACATCGGCCCGTTCGGCGTCGTCACGCTGCTGCTGACCCTGCTGATCCAGGTGGCGGCGCTGGCGTCGGCGCCGGATCCGGCGGTCGCGGCGCTGGTCGCGGGGGTCGCCGGACGGCTCGCGCTGCCGTGGGCGTGCCGCGCGGCCGTCCCGCCGGCCCGTCCGGGCGGCCTGGGCGCGCTCGTCGCGGGCACGGTGCCCGTACGCGCGGCCCTGCTCGTCACCGCCGCCGCGCTCGCGGCCGCCGCCGGAGCGGGGGCCGCGTCGGGCGGGACGGACGGCGCCCTGTTCGCCGTCGCCGCCACCGGGTTCGGGCTCGGCGCGGCCCTGCTGACGCTGCGGCACGTCGCCCGGCGGCTGGGCGGCGTCACCGGTGACGTCCTCGGTGCGCTCGTGGAGATCGCCGGGACGGGCGCGCTGATCGTCCTCGCCGCGGGATGA
- a CDS encoding DUF3043 domain-containing protein, with translation MFKRRTQEAPPNPPQVVKPGGKGRPTPKRRDAEKRNRQPITAPSNRKEAYKKVRERQASERLKAREGMQKGDEKYLLKRDKGPVRRLARDYVDSRRTVGSYLMYAMLVIVMLSLVPIPAARLLVLFAPPVLLLAVFAEGLLLSRGIKKLAAERFPEESSKGVGMYAAMRAMQIRRLRVPAAQVKIGEKGEI, from the coding sequence GTGTTCAAGCGTCGTACCCAGGAAGCCCCTCCGAATCCTCCTCAGGTAGTAAAGCCGGGAGGAAAGGGCCGTCCCACGCCCAAACGGCGGGACGCCGAGAAGCGGAACCGGCAGCCGATCACCGCTCCGTCCAACCGCAAAGAGGCCTACAAGAAGGTTCGCGAGCGGCAGGCCTCCGAGCGGCTCAAGGCCCGCGAGGGGATGCAGAAGGGCGACGAGAAGTACCTGCTCAAGCGCGACAAGGGCCCCGTCCGCCGGCTGGCCCGCGACTACGTCGACTCGCGCCGCACGGTCGGCTCGTACCTGATGTACGCGATGCTCGTGATCGTCATGCTCAGCCTCGTCCCGATCCCCGCGGCGCGCCTGCTGGTGCTGTTCGCGCCGCCGGTGCTGCTGCTCGCGGTGTTCGCCGAGGGCCTGCTGCTGAGCCGCGGCATCAAGAAGCTGGCCGCCGAGCGGTTCCCCGAGGAGAGCAGCAAGGGCGTCGGGATGTACGCGGCGATGCGGGCCATGCAGATCCGCCGGCTGCGCGTCCCCGCCGCCCAGGTGAAGATCGGCGAGAAGGGCGAGATCTGA
- the pspAB gene encoding PspA-associated protein PspAB, which produces MGFLDALLGRSKPARPDLDRLFALSTAAVTLEAATGFVPTGLGSVCFRAAEGGAFARLQQDVRALLDADEGPPVEPSTDAYGYTWLLAEHRPDELPDLVTDLHAVNSSLESGGFGPHLLCSLAGFRGPDGRRLALVYLYKRGTFYPFAPLPGDKRDNALELQVRGAVGADLPFEDDLGRWFPVWGAPGL; this is translated from the coding sequence GTGGGATTCCTGGACGCGTTGCTCGGCCGCTCCAAGCCGGCCCGCCCCGACCTCGACCGGCTGTTCGCGCTGTCCACCGCCGCCGTCACGCTGGAGGCCGCGACCGGGTTCGTCCCGACCGGCCTCGGCTCGGTGTGCTTCCGGGCGGCGGAGGGCGGCGCGTTCGCACGCCTGCAGCAGGACGTCCGCGCACTGCTGGACGCCGACGAGGGCCCGCCCGTCGAGCCGAGCACCGACGCCTACGGGTACACGTGGCTGCTCGCCGAGCACCGTCCGGACGAGCTGCCCGACCTCGTCACCGACCTGCACGCCGTCAACTCCAGCCTGGAGTCCGGCGGGTTCGGCCCGCACCTGCTGTGCTCCCTGGCCGGTTTCCGCGGGCCGGACGGGCGGCGGCTCGCCCTCGTCTACCTCTACAAGCGCGGCACCTTCTACCCGTTCGCCCCGCTTCCGGGCGACAAGCGGGACAACGCCCTCGAACTGCAGGTGCGCGGCGCCGTGGGGGCGGACCTCCCGTTCGAGGACGATCTGGGCCGCTGGTTCCCCGTGTGGGGTGCGCCCGGCCTGTGA
- a CDS encoding leucyl aminopeptidase: MTTISLDSAAPDSLDVDAIVIGVSPGGDGAAPAAGAEALDRALDGRLAAALAALGATGKAGEITRVPTLGAVPAPVIVAAGLGEDPTAEDLRRAAGAALRSLAGTARAAVALPAADAERVEAAALGALLGAYSFDSFRTGEHKSPVEEITLLAGGDGAEAAVERARVLAESVKLVRDLVNTPPSHLAPEDFAGEAERVARETGLSIEVLDEKALVDGGYGGLVGVGQGSVNPPRLIRLSYTHPEAAKTLALVGKGITFDSGGLSLKPSEAMDWMKSDMGGAGAVLGALAAIGRLRPKVNVVGYLAAAENMPSGTAQRPSDVIRIYGGKTVEVLNTDAEGRLVLADALVRAAEDDPDLIVDVATLTGAQLVALGARTTGVMANDDAVREKVVDAAGRAGEPSWGMPLPAELRKGLDSAVADLANISGDRWGGMLVAGVFLKEFVRDGVKWAHLDIAGPSFHKGEPYGYTPKGGTGAATRTLVQIAEDLAEGSL, from the coding sequence GTGACGACCATCAGCCTTGACAGCGCAGCCCCGGACAGCCTCGACGTCGACGCGATCGTGATCGGCGTCTCCCCCGGCGGCGACGGAGCCGCCCCGGCCGCCGGCGCCGAGGCGCTGGACCGGGCCCTGGACGGGCGGCTCGCCGCCGCGCTGGCCGCGCTCGGCGCGACCGGCAAGGCCGGGGAGATCACCCGCGTGCCCACGCTGGGCGCCGTGCCCGCCCCGGTGATCGTCGCCGCCGGGCTCGGCGAGGACCCCACCGCCGAAGACCTGCGCCGCGCCGCGGGCGCCGCCCTGCGCTCCCTCGCGGGGACGGCCCGCGCCGCCGTCGCGCTGCCCGCCGCGGACGCCGAGCGGGTCGAGGCGGCCGCGCTGGGCGCGCTCCTCGGCGCCTACTCCTTCGACTCCTTCCGCACCGGCGAGCACAAGAGCCCGGTCGAGGAGATCACCCTCCTCGCGGGCGGCGACGGCGCCGAGGCCGCCGTCGAGCGCGCACGCGTCCTGGCCGAGTCGGTGAAGCTCGTCCGCGACCTGGTGAACACCCCGCCGTCCCACCTCGCCCCCGAGGATTTCGCGGGCGAGGCCGAGCGGGTCGCCCGCGAGACCGGCCTGTCCATCGAGGTGCTCGACGAGAAGGCCCTGGTGGACGGCGGCTACGGCGGCCTGGTGGGCGTCGGGCAGGGCTCGGTCAACCCGCCGCGGCTGATCCGCCTCTCCTACACCCACCCCGAGGCCGCCAAGACGCTCGCGCTGGTCGGCAAGGGCATCACGTTCGACTCCGGCGGCCTGTCGCTCAAGCCGTCCGAGGCCATGGACTGGATGAAGTCCGACATGGGCGGCGCGGGCGCCGTGCTCGGCGCGCTCGCCGCCATCGGCCGGCTCCGCCCGAAGGTCAACGTCGTCGGGTACCTCGCCGCCGCCGAGAACATGCCGAGCGGCACCGCGCAGCGCCCGTCCGACGTCATCCGCATCTACGGCGGCAAGACCGTCGAGGTCCTCAACACCGACGCCGAGGGACGGCTCGTCCTCGCCGACGCCCTGGTGCGGGCGGCAGAGGACGACCCCGACCTGATCGTGGACGTCGCCACCCTCACCGGCGCGCAGCTCGTCGCGCTCGGCGCCCGGACCACCGGGGTCATGGCCAACGACGACGCCGTCCGTGAGAAGGTGGTGGACGCGGCCGGGCGCGCCGGCGAGCCCTCCTGGGGCATGCCGCTGCCGGCCGAGCTGCGCAAGGGCCTGGACTCGGCGGTCGCCGACCTCGCCAACATCAGCGGCGACCGCTGGGGCGGCATGCTGGTCGCCGGCGTCTTCCTCAAGGAGTTCGTGCGGGACGGCGTCAAGTGGGCCCACCTCGACATCGCGGGCCCGTCGTTCCACAAGGGCGAGCCGTACGGCTACACCCCGAAGGGCGGCACCGGCGCCGCGACCCGCACCCTCGTGCAGATCGCCGAGGACCTCGCCGAGGGGTCCCTCTAG
- a CDS encoding DsbA family protein, producing MGYPPNPPNPPFPPPPPGGAPPLGGPPPPGGAPWPPGPPGPPPPRGGGGKVGLILAIVGGGLVIVLVLVVGIAAMLVNDDDGGGGGSRGGEVQLQVGDIVGGAKATPRQDGGLAMARPGVSSPVVDIYTDFACPHCGTFDKANDPMLKELAVNGDAEVVFHPMVIFDETREPAYGNALRAASALRCVGNGARWLSYQDALYEHQPASLQTKGYDLRELVRIGAEADVADARFEECVLDQWYADDVARVSREYIDGGVSGTPTVRVNDTALGQEEIATPEALRRAIEAAS from the coding sequence GTGGGCTATCCCCCGAACCCGCCGAACCCGCCGTTCCCGCCGCCTCCGCCCGGCGGGGCCCCGCCGCTCGGCGGTCCGCCCCCGCCCGGCGGGGCGCCCTGGCCGCCCGGTCCGCCCGGCCCCCCGCCGCCTCGCGGGGGAGGCGGCAAGGTCGGCCTCATCCTCGCGATCGTCGGCGGCGGGCTGGTGATCGTCCTCGTCCTGGTGGTGGGAATCGCCGCGATGCTGGTCAACGACGACGACGGTGGTGGCGGCGGAAGCCGCGGCGGCGAGGTCCAGTTGCAGGTCGGCGACATCGTCGGCGGTGCGAAGGCCACGCCGCGTCAGGACGGCGGCCTCGCGATGGCCAGGCCCGGCGTCTCGTCCCCCGTCGTGGACATCTACACCGACTTCGCCTGCCCGCACTGCGGCACGTTCGACAAGGCGAACGACCCGATGCTCAAGGAGCTGGCCGTCAACGGCGACGCCGAGGTCGTCTTCCACCCCATGGTCATCTTCGACGAGACCCGGGAGCCCGCGTACGGCAACGCGCTGCGGGCCGCGTCGGCGCTGCGCTGCGTGGGGAACGGCGCGCGGTGGCTGTCCTACCAGGACGCGCTCTACGAGCACCAGCCCGCGAGCCTGCAGACCAAGGGATACGACCTGCGGGAGCTCGTCAGGATCGGCGCCGAGGCGGACGTGGCCGACGCCCGGTTCGAGGAGTGCGTGCTCGACCAGTGGTACGCCGACGACGTCGCGCGGGTCAGCAGGGAGTACATCGACGGCGGGGTGAGCGGGACGCCGACCGTCCGCGTGAACGACACCGCCCTCGGGCAGGAGGAGATCGCCACGCCCGAGGCGCTGCGTCGCGCCATCGAGGCCGCCTCCTGA
- the pspAA gene encoding PspA-associated protein PspAA, with amino-acid sequence MIVRLMGEGQLDVAADDLVALNRLDAELESAIESGDEPTFRAALVALLDNVRKVGKPLPADSLAPSELILPPADAHIDEVRSMLGDEGLIPD; translated from the coding sequence GTGATCGTCCGGCTGATGGGCGAGGGGCAGCTGGACGTCGCCGCCGACGATCTGGTCGCCCTCAACCGGCTCGACGCCGAGCTCGAGTCGGCGATCGAGTCGGGCGACGAGCCGACGTTCCGCGCCGCGCTGGTCGCGCTGCTGGACAACGTCCGCAAGGTCGGCAAGCCGCTGCCGGCCGACAGCCTGGCGCCGTCGGAGCTGATCCTGCCGCCCGCGGACGCGCACATCGACGAGGTGCGGTCCATGCTCGGCGACGAGGGACTGATTCCGGACTAG
- the htpX gene encoding zinc metalloprotease HtpX, which produces MARTRYAPDRGLTSRMLVTMFLLGLVYVVFVSAFFVLAPKWGVFALAVAVVFLLAQYFFSDRMTLFAMRGRVVSPEEAPELHGVIDRICAMSDAPKPKVAIAVSDVPNAFATGRNQKKAVVCVTTGLLRRLDPVELEGVLAHEMAHVAHKDVAVMTIASFLGVCAGLITRFGLQIGLFGGFNRRSNDQNTGLILLAVVAASALAYAVSFLLTRALSRYRELSADRAAALLTGRPSALASALTKVSGDIARIPTNDLRSAQPFNAFFFTPALGRGVSVSSLFSTHPSLDKRLAQLGKISDQLSRGA; this is translated from the coding sequence ATGGCCAGGACGCGTTACGCGCCCGACCGTGGACTGACGTCGCGCATGCTCGTGACCATGTTCCTGCTGGGGCTGGTCTATGTCGTCTTCGTGTCGGCGTTCTTCGTGCTGGCGCCCAAATGGGGCGTGTTCGCGCTGGCCGTGGCGGTGGTGTTCCTGCTCGCCCAGTACTTCTTCTCGGACCGGATGACGCTGTTCGCGATGCGCGGCCGGGTCGTCTCGCCGGAGGAGGCGCCGGAGCTGCACGGGGTGATCGACCGCATCTGCGCGATGTCGGACGCGCCCAAGCCCAAGGTCGCGATCGCCGTCAGCGACGTGCCGAACGCCTTCGCGACGGGCCGCAACCAGAAGAAGGCCGTCGTCTGCGTCACCACCGGGCTGCTGCGCCGGCTCGACCCGGTCGAACTGGAGGGCGTCCTCGCGCACGAGATGGCGCACGTCGCGCACAAGGACGTCGCGGTCATGACGATCGCGTCGTTCCTGGGCGTCTGCGCGGGCCTCATCACCCGGTTCGGACTGCAGATCGGCCTGTTCGGCGGCTTCAACCGGCGGAGCAACGACCAGAACACCGGGCTGATCCTGCTGGCCGTGGTCGCCGCGAGCGCGCTCGCCTACGCCGTGAGCTTCCTGCTCACCCGGGCGCTGTCGCGGTACCGGGAGCTGTCGGCCGACCGGGCCGCCGCGCTGCTGACCGGGCGCCCGTCGGCGCTCGCGTCCGCGCTCACCAAGGTCAGCGGCGACATCGCCCGGATCCCGACGAACGACCTGCGGTCGGCGCAGCCGTTCAACGCGTTCTTCTTCACCCCGGCGCTCGGGCGCGGGGTCAGCGTCTCGTCGCTGTTCTCCACGCACCCCTCGCTGGACAAGCGGCTCGCGCAGCTCGGCAAGATCTCCGACCAGCTCAGCAGGGGAGCGTGA
- a CDS encoding bifunctional adenosylcobinamide kinase/adenosylcobinamide-phosphate guanylyltransferase encodes MNSEVNASRPPAPAPPRAAAGDAGTTGTGPNGVPPRGGGNGGAPGGVEVLGTASAGGWPADGCGCASCNRLRAAGVRHAPFDALIGGVPWAECDRTDVPGGHDVRGPAGERVLVAAGPGSAPEPAAGVRYDAVLLDLAGAPEHLGRLRGAGAVTAETHVAAVHVDHRVPSPAELGRRLGFWLRPDAGPWRTLLLGGSRSGKSAEAELRLAACPDVTYVATGGARDGDAEWAARVEAHRRRRPSRWRTVETTDVAGVLESAGGAVLVDGIGTWLAAAMDETGAWDDPAAAVPRVLPRLDALVAAWRGTAARAVAVTDEVGLSLVPTTASGRAFRDALGLLNQRLAAESEETALVVAGRVRELA; translated from the coding sequence ATGAACAGCGAAGTCAACGCCTCCCGGCCCCCCGCACCCGCCCCGCCCCGCGCCGCCGCGGGCGACGCCGGGACGACCGGCACCGGACCGAACGGCGTCCCCCCGCGCGGCGGCGGGAACGGCGGGGCGCCCGGCGGCGTCGAGGTGCTCGGGACGGCCTCGGCGGGCGGGTGGCCCGCGGACGGGTGCGGCTGCGCGTCCTGCAATCGGCTGCGGGCCGCCGGGGTCCGGCACGCGCCCTTCGACGCGCTGATCGGCGGGGTGCCGTGGGCCGAGTGCGACCGGACGGACGTGCCCGGCGGCCACGACGTGCGCGGGCCCGCCGGGGAGCGGGTGCTCGTGGCCGCCGGGCCGGGTTCGGCTCCCGAGCCCGCCGCGGGCGTCCGCTACGACGCCGTCCTCCTCGACCTGGCCGGGGCGCCCGAGCACCTCGGGCGGCTGCGCGGCGCCGGGGCGGTGACCGCGGAGACGCACGTCGCCGCCGTCCACGTCGACCACCGCGTCCCGTCCCCGGCCGAGCTGGGGCGCCGGCTGGGCTTCTGGCTGCGCCCGGACGCCGGGCCGTGGCGCACGCTGCTGCTGGGCGGGTCCCGGTCGGGAAAGTCGGCGGAGGCGGAGCTGCGGCTGGCCGCGTGCCCGGACGTGACGTACGTGGCGACGGGCGGCGCGCGCGACGGCGACGCGGAGTGGGCGGCGCGCGTCGAGGCGCACCGGCGGCGCCGCCCCTCCCGGTGGCGGACGGTCGAGACGACCGACGTCGCGGGCGTCCTGGAGTCGGCGGGCGGCGCGGTGCTGGTCGACGGGATCGGCACCTGGCTCGCCGCGGCGATGGACGAGACCGGCGCGTGGGACGACCCGGCGGCGGCGGTCCCCCGGGTCCTCCCCCGCCTCGACGCGCTGGTCGCGGCGTGGCGCGGCACGGCGGCGCGCGCGGTCGCGGTGACCGACGAGGTCGGGCTGTCGCTGGTGCCCACGACGGCGTCCGGACGCGCGTTCCGGGACGCGCTCGGGCTGCTCAACCAGCGGCTCGCCGCCGAGTCCGAGGAGACCGCGCTGGTGGTCGCGGGCCGCGTCCGGGAACTCGCGTGA
- a CDS encoding aldo/keto reductase family protein, translated as MEFRHLGKSGLKVSEIAYGNWLTHGSQVEEDAANECVRAALDEGVTTFDTADAYAGTRAEEVLGRALKGRRREGLEIFTKVFWPTGPGQNDRGLSRKHIMESINGSLRRLGTDYVDLYQAHRFDYETPLEETLRAFDDLVRQGKVLYVGVSEWRAEEIERALKIAGEMGFDRIVSNQPQYSMLWRVIEDEIVPLCEREGIGQIVWSPIAQGVLTGKYKPGQPLPEGSRATDDKGGSDMIRRYMTDDHLSRVQELRPIADDLGLSMAQLAIAWTLQNPNVSAAIVGATRPEQVRDNVKAAGVKLDADVLARIDGVLGPVVIRDPARTRSPESRP; from the coding sequence ATGGAGTTCAGACACCTGGGCAAGAGCGGTCTCAAGGTCAGCGAGATCGCCTACGGCAACTGGCTCACCCACGGCTCCCAGGTCGAGGAGGACGCCGCGAACGAGTGCGTGCGCGCGGCGCTCGACGAGGGCGTCACGACCTTCGACACCGCGGACGCCTACGCCGGCACGCGCGCCGAGGAGGTCCTCGGGCGGGCGCTGAAGGGGCGGCGCCGCGAGGGGCTGGAGATCTTCACCAAGGTCTTCTGGCCCACCGGTCCCGGCCAGAACGACCGGGGCCTGTCGCGCAAGCACATCATGGAGTCGATCAACGGGTCGCTGCGCCGCCTCGGCACCGACTACGTCGACCTCTACCAGGCGCACCGTTTCGACTATGAGACCCCGCTGGAGGAGACGCTCCGCGCGTTCGACGACCTCGTCCGGCAGGGCAAGGTCCTGTACGTCGGCGTGTCGGAGTGGCGCGCCGAGGAGATCGAGCGCGCGCTGAAGATCGCCGGCGAGATGGGCTTCGACCGGATCGTCTCCAACCAGCCGCAGTACTCGATGCTGTGGCGGGTGATCGAGGACGAGATCGTCCCGCTGTGCGAGCGGGAGGGCATCGGCCAGATCGTGTGGTCGCCGATCGCGCAGGGCGTGCTGACGGGCAAGTACAAGCCGGGGCAGCCGCTGCCCGAGGGGTCGCGGGCGACCGACGACAAGGGCGGCTCCGACATGATCCGGCGGTACATGACCGACGACCACCTGAGCCGGGTGCAGGAGCTGCGGCCGATCGCCGACGATCTCGGGCTCTCGATGGCGCAGCTCGCGATCGCGTGGACGCTGCAGAACCCGAACGTGTCGGCGGCGATCGTCGGCGCGACCCGTCCCGAGCAGGTCCGCGACAACGTGAAGGCCGCCGGGGTGAAGCTGGACGCGGACGTCCTCGCGCGGATCGACGGCGTGCTCGGCCCGGTGGTGATCCGCGACCCGGCGCGGACCCGCAGCCCCGAGTCCCGCCCCTGA
- the lpdA gene encoding dihydrolipoyl dehydrogenase, which yields MANSGPFDIVVLGAGSGGYACALRAAELGKSVALIERDESLGGTCLNRGCIPTKALLHAAEVADQTREAARFGVRATFEGIDVAGVNAYKDKVVTTTVKGLTGLIKGRGIEVVHGTGRLTGPTTVEVTSQDGTVRELEGAHIVLGTGSAPKSLPGLEIDGERVISSDHALRLEHVPGSVVILGGGVIGVEFASVWRSFGAEVTIVEALPHLLPLEEESSSKRLERAFRKRGIRFELGTRFEGCKTTQGGIAVSLENGKTIDAELLLVAVGRGPVSDGIGLAEAGVETERGFVKVDEYCRTSVPTISAVGDLIRTPQLAHVGFAEGILVAERLGGLTPPPIDYDGVPRITYSDPEVASVGITSATARERGHEIKEVTYDLAGNPKSKILGTQGEVKVIAAVDGPVLGLHMVGARVGELIAEGQLIYNWEALPDEVAQLIHPHPTQSEAVGEAHLALAGKPLHVHG from the coding sequence GTGGCCAACAGCGGCCCCTTCGACATCGTGGTCCTAGGTGCCGGCAGCGGCGGATACGCGTGCGCGCTGCGCGCCGCCGAGCTCGGCAAGTCGGTCGCGCTCATCGAGCGGGACGAGTCCCTCGGCGGGACGTGCCTCAACCGGGGCTGCATCCCCACCAAGGCGCTGCTGCACGCGGCCGAGGTGGCGGACCAGACCCGTGAGGCCGCCAGGTTCGGCGTGCGGGCGACGTTCGAGGGCATCGACGTCGCCGGCGTGAACGCCTACAAGGACAAGGTCGTCACGACGACCGTCAAGGGCCTCACCGGCCTGATCAAGGGCCGCGGCATCGAGGTCGTGCACGGCACCGGCCGGCTGACCGGCCCGACGACGGTCGAGGTCACCTCGCAGGACGGGACGGTCCGCGAGCTCGAGGGCGCGCACATCGTCCTCGGCACCGGGTCGGCGCCGAAGTCGCTGCCCGGCCTGGAGATCGACGGCGAGCGCGTCATCTCCAGCGACCACGCGCTGCGGCTCGAGCACGTGCCGGGCTCCGTCGTGATCCTGGGCGGCGGCGTCATCGGCGTCGAGTTCGCGAGCGTGTGGCGCTCGTTCGGCGCCGAGGTCACGATCGTCGAGGCCCTTCCCCACCTGCTGCCCCTGGAGGAGGAGTCGAGCTCCAAGCGGCTGGAGCGGGCGTTCCGCAAGCGCGGCATCAGGTTCGAGCTCGGGACCCGTTTCGAGGGCTGCAAGACCACCCAGGGCGGCATCGCGGTCTCCCTGGAGAACGGCAAGACGATCGACGCGGAGCTGCTGCTCGTCGCGGTCGGCCGCGGGCCGGTCTCCGACGGCATCGGGCTCGCCGAGGCCGGCGTCGAGACCGAGCGCGGCTTCGTCAAGGTCGACGAGTACTGCCGCACCAGCGTCCCCACGATCTCGGCGGTCGGCGACCTGATCCGGACGCCGCAGCTGGCCCACGTCGGCTTCGCCGAGGGGATCCTCGTCGCCGAACGGCTGGGCGGGCTCACCCCGCCCCCGATCGACTACGACGGCGTCCCGCGCATCACCTACTCCGACCCCGAGGTCGCCTCCGTCGGCATCACCTCGGCGACGGCGCGGGAGCGCGGGCACGAGATCAAGGAGGTCACCTACGACCTGGCCGGCAACCCCAAGAGCAAGATTCTGGGGACGCAGGGCGAGGTCAAGGTGATCGCGGCCGTGGACGGTCCCGTCCTCGGCCTGCACATGGTCGGCGCGCGCGTCGGCGAGCTCATCGCGGAAGGGCAGCTCATCTACAACTGGGAGGCCCTGCCCGACGAGGTCGCGCAGCTGATCCACCCCCATCCGACACAATCCGAGGCCGTCGGCGAGGCACATCTCGCCCTCGCCGGCAAGCCATTGCACGTGCACGGCTGA
- a CDS encoding PspA/IM30 family protein, producing the protein MSVMKRMSMIFKAKANKALDRAEDPRETLDYSYQRQLEMLQKVRRGVADVATSRKRLELQINQLEQQQEKLTDQGRKALQVGREDLARTALERRAGMESQLNDLRAQYQQLQGEEEKLTLASQRLQAKVDSFRTRKETIKATYTAAEAQTKINEAFSGISEEMGDVGLAIQRAEEKTENMKARAGAIDELLESGALEDFSGPKDDIQAELDRMGAGSGVDLELERLKAELGQGPAPKELNEGSPNAQQQPQVDTSKQAWPQQPGGAQ; encoded by the coding sequence ATGAGCGTGATGAAGCGAATGTCGATGATCTTCAAGGCCAAGGCGAACAAGGCCCTGGACCGAGCCGAAGATCCTCGCGAGACGCTCGACTACTCCTACCAGCGTCAGCTGGAGATGCTGCAGAAGGTCCGTCGGGGAGTCGCCGACGTCGCCACCTCGCGCAAGCGTCTCGAGCTGCAGATCAACCAGCTCGAACAGCAGCAGGAGAAGCTGACCGACCAGGGCCGCAAGGCGCTCCAGGTCGGCCGTGAGGACCTCGCCCGCACGGCGCTGGAGCGCCGCGCCGGGATGGAGAGCCAGCTGAACGACCTGCGGGCGCAGTACCAGCAGTTGCAGGGCGAGGAGGAGAAGCTCACGCTCGCCTCCCAGCGGCTGCAGGCCAAGGTCGACTCCTTCCGCACCCGCAAGGAGACCATCAAGGCCACCTACACGGCGGCCGAGGCGCAGACGAAGATCAACGAGGCGTTCTCCGGCATCTCCGAGGAGATGGGCGACGTCGGCCTCGCGATCCAGCGCGCCGAGGAGAAGACCGAGAACATGAAGGCGCGCGCGGGCGCGATCGACGAGCTGCTGGAGTCCGGCGCCCTCGAGGACTTCTCCGGTCCGAAGGATGACATCCAGGCCGAGCTCGACCGGATGGGCGCGGGCAGCGGCGTCGACCTGGAACTGGAGCGGCTGAAGGCCGAACTCGGCCAGGGCCCGGCTCCGAAGGAGCTGAACGAGGGCTCCCCGAACGCGCAGCAGCAGCCCCAGGTGGACACGTCCAAGCAGGCGTGGCCGCAGCAGCCCGGGGGTGCCCAGTGA